One genomic region from Electrophorus electricus isolate fEleEle1 chromosome 23, fEleEle1.pri, whole genome shotgun sequence encodes:
- the tsr2 gene encoding pre-rRNA-processing protein TSR2 homolog, giving the protein MAALTSSTREAFTEAVRAVLETWPVLQIAVDNGFGGAYSPQKAEWMVDALQQYFYDNDDLEQEEVEDFLSNLMDNEFDTVVDDGSLPQVAKKVCEMFQQCQQGRLAEVREYISQLALKNTAGRAKVTPMKTPTGEEEEEEESEDEESMECEDTGAGLSSQPWQQQNASATGTKEEEGGWTVVWSLEPWWCAVQDLSNIAHLWLGQGVKGLKSSI; this is encoded by the exons ATGGCAGCGCTCACATCGTCGACACGTGAAGCGTTTACAGAAGCAGTAAGAGCTGTTTTGGAAACTTGGCCGGTATTACAG ATAGCGGTTGACAATGGCTTCGGTGGAGCATACAGTCCACAAAAGGCAGAGTGGATGGTCGATGCGCTACAGCAGTATTTCTACGACAATG ACGACCTAGAACAAGAGGAAGTGGAGGACTTCCTATCCAATCTGATGGACAACGAGTTTGATACGGTGGTCGATGATGGCAGTTTGCCACAG gtggcaaagaaagtgtgtgagatGTTCCAGCAGTGTCAGCAGGGGAGACTGGCAGAGGTCAGAGAGTACATCAGCCAGCTGGCCCTTAAAAACACTGCTgggagggcaaaggtcacaccTATGAAAACACCtacaggggaggaggaggaagaagaagagagtgaaGATGAAGAG TCTATGGAGTGTGAGGACACTGGAGCAGGACTCTCGTCACAACCGTGGCAACAGCAGAATGCTTCAGCAACAGGAACTAAAGAAGAAGAGGGCGGGTGGACAGTG GTCTGGAGTTTAGAGCCGTGGTGGTGTGCTGTACAGGACCTGTCAAATATTGCACATCTGTGGTTGGGACAAGGTGTTAAAGGATTAAAAAGCAGCATTTAG
- the cdk16 gene encoding cyclin-dependent kinase 16 isoform X2, whose translation MDRMKKIKRQLSLTLRGNSSEDKRLNDTMGSQDAGAHSDSEIVHEDVKMGSDGESDQASATSSDEVHSPVRLRLRNNPGRKISTEDINKRLSLPADIRLPDGYLEKFSLNSPLFDKPLSRRLRRVSLSEIGFGKLETYVKLDKLGEGTYATVYKGRSKLTDNLVALKEIRLEHEEGAPCTAIREVSLLKDLKHANIVTLHDIIHTQKSLTLVFEYLDKDLKQYLDDCGNCIHVHNVKLFLFQLLRGLNYCHRRKVLHRDLKPQNLLINDRGELKLADFGLARAKSIPTKTYSNEVVTLWYRPPDILLGSTDYSTQIDMWGVGCIFYEMATGRPLFPGSTVEEELHFIFKLLGTPTEETWPGITSNEEFISYNYPRYRADCLHNHTPRLDNDGVGLLAKLLQFEGKKRMSAEEAMRHSYFHCLGERVLTLPDTTSIFALQDIQLEKETSVRTSSLSDSVNSMSQRQNLLF comes from the exons ATGGACCGCATGAAGAAGATCAAGCGGCAGCTGTCGTTGACGCTGCGGGGGAACAGCAGCGAGGACAAGCGCCTGAACGACACCATGGGCTCTCAGGACGCAGGCGCGCACAGTGACTCGG AGATAGTCCACGAAGACGTAAAGATGGGCTCGGATGGAGAGAGCGACCAGGCATCAGCCACTTCCTCCGACGAGGTGCACAGCCCCGTGCGTCTCCGACTCAGGAACAACCCTGGGCGCAAAATTTCCACTGAG GACATAAATAAGCGCCTGTCTCTGCCAGCTGATATCCGGCTCCCGGACGGATACCTGGAGAAGTTCAGCCTGAACAGCCCCCTGTTTGACAAACCCCTGAGTAGGCGGCTACGCAGAGTCTCTCTG TCAGAAATTGGTTTTGGGAAGTTGGAGACGTACGTGAAACTGGATAAACTAGGAGAG GGCACATATGCCACGGTCTATAAGGGTCGCAGTAAGCTTACTGATAACCTGGTGGCTCTAAAAGAGATACGCTTGGAGCATGAGGAGGGAGCGCCCTGCACCGCCATCAGAGAGG tGTCCCTGCTGAAGGATCTGAAACATGCCAACATTGTGACCCTGCATGACATCATCCACACGCAGAAGTCTCTGACGCTCGTGTTTGAATATCTT GATAAAGACCTGAAACAGTACTTGGACGACTGTGGGAACTGCATCCACGTGCACAACGTTAAG ttaTTCCTGTTTCAGCTGTTGCGAGGGCTGAATTACTGTCACAGACGCAAAGTTCTCCATCGAGACCTCAAACCCCAGAACCTCCTCATCAATGATCGTGGAGAGCTCAAACTGGCTGATTTTG GTCTGGCTCGGGCAAAGTCGATTCCCACCAAGACCTATTCTAATGAGGTCGTGACTCTCTGGTACCGCCCCCCAGACATCCTACTGGGCAGCACAGACTACTCGACACAGATTGACATGTG GGGAGTTGGCTGTATTTTTTATGAGATGGCTACGGGTAGACCACTGTTCCCAGGATCCACGGTGGAAGAGGAGCTGCACTTTATATTTAAACTGCTAG GCACCCCCACGGAGGAAACCTGGCCTGGAATAACTTCCAATGAAGAATTCATCTCCTACAACTACCCCCGTTACCGTGCCGACTGTCTTCACAACCACACTCCACG GCTGGACAATGATGGCGTGGGCCTGCTAGCCAAGCTACTGCAG TTTGAGGGAAAGAAGCGGATGTCTGCAGAAGAAGCAATGAGGCATTCGTACTTCCACTGCCTGGGAGAGAGAGTTCTCACACTGCCTGACA ctacGTCCATATTTGCACTTCAAGACAttcagctggagaaggagacGAGCGTAAGGACGAGCTCACTGTCTGACTCTG tCAACAGCATGTCTCAGCGCCAGAACCTGCTCTTCTGA
- the cdk16 gene encoding cyclin-dependent kinase 16 isoform X1, translating to MDRMKKIKRQLSLTLRGNSSEDKRLNDTMGSQDAGAHSDSEAMPGGGSATLRGSVRGAGGSFSMHSLLQNYSSAMRRPRSLGRSLSSYLNHTARLEIVHEDVKMGSDGESDQASATSSDEVHSPVRLRLRNNPGRKISTEDINKRLSLPADIRLPDGYLEKFSLNSPLFDKPLSRRLRRVSLSEIGFGKLETYVKLDKLGEGTYATVYKGRSKLTDNLVALKEIRLEHEEGAPCTAIREVSLLKDLKHANIVTLHDIIHTQKSLTLVFEYLDKDLKQYLDDCGNCIHVHNVKLFLFQLLRGLNYCHRRKVLHRDLKPQNLLINDRGELKLADFGLARAKSIPTKTYSNEVVTLWYRPPDILLGSTDYSTQIDMWGVGCIFYEMATGRPLFPGSTVEEELHFIFKLLGTPTEETWPGITSNEEFISYNYPRYRADCLHNHTPRLDNDGVGLLAKLLQFEGKKRMSAEEAMRHSYFHCLGERVLTLPDTTSIFALQDIQLEKETSVRTSSLSDSVNSMSQRQNLLF from the exons ATGGACCGCATGAAGAAGATCAAGCGGCAGCTGTCGTTGACGCTGCGGGGGAACAGCAGCGAGGACAAGCGCCTGAACGACACCATGGGCTCTCAGGACGCAGGCGCGCACAGTGACTCGG aGGCTATGCCAGGTGGGGGTAGTGCCACACTGCGGGGTTCAGTGAGAGGAGCAGGCGGCTCCTTCAGCATGCACTCACTCCTACAGAACTACAGCAGCGCCATGCGCCGACCTCGCAGTCTGGGCCGCAGCCTCAGCTCCTATCTCAACCATACCGCAcgcctgg AGATAGTCCACGAAGACGTAAAGATGGGCTCGGATGGAGAGAGCGACCAGGCATCAGCCACTTCCTCCGACGAGGTGCACAGCCCCGTGCGTCTCCGACTCAGGAACAACCCTGGGCGCAAAATTTCCACTGAG GACATAAATAAGCGCCTGTCTCTGCCAGCTGATATCCGGCTCCCGGACGGATACCTGGAGAAGTTCAGCCTGAACAGCCCCCTGTTTGACAAACCCCTGAGTAGGCGGCTACGCAGAGTCTCTCTG TCAGAAATTGGTTTTGGGAAGTTGGAGACGTACGTGAAACTGGATAAACTAGGAGAG GGCACATATGCCACGGTCTATAAGGGTCGCAGTAAGCTTACTGATAACCTGGTGGCTCTAAAAGAGATACGCTTGGAGCATGAGGAGGGAGCGCCCTGCACCGCCATCAGAGAGG tGTCCCTGCTGAAGGATCTGAAACATGCCAACATTGTGACCCTGCATGACATCATCCACACGCAGAAGTCTCTGACGCTCGTGTTTGAATATCTT GATAAAGACCTGAAACAGTACTTGGACGACTGTGGGAACTGCATCCACGTGCACAACGTTAAG ttaTTCCTGTTTCAGCTGTTGCGAGGGCTGAATTACTGTCACAGACGCAAAGTTCTCCATCGAGACCTCAAACCCCAGAACCTCCTCATCAATGATCGTGGAGAGCTCAAACTGGCTGATTTTG GTCTGGCTCGGGCAAAGTCGATTCCCACCAAGACCTATTCTAATGAGGTCGTGACTCTCTGGTACCGCCCCCCAGACATCCTACTGGGCAGCACAGACTACTCGACACAGATTGACATGTG GGGAGTTGGCTGTATTTTTTATGAGATGGCTACGGGTAGACCACTGTTCCCAGGATCCACGGTGGAAGAGGAGCTGCACTTTATATTTAAACTGCTAG GCACCCCCACGGAGGAAACCTGGCCTGGAATAACTTCCAATGAAGAATTCATCTCCTACAACTACCCCCGTTACCGTGCCGACTGTCTTCACAACCACACTCCACG GCTGGACAATGATGGCGTGGGCCTGCTAGCCAAGCTACTGCAG TTTGAGGGAAAGAAGCGGATGTCTGCAGAAGAAGCAATGAGGCATTCGTACTTCCACTGCCTGGGAGAGAGAGTTCTCACACTGCCTGACA ctacGTCCATATTTGCACTTCAAGACAttcagctggagaaggagacGAGCGTAAGGACGAGCTCACTGTCTGACTCTG tCAACAGCATGTCTCAGCGCCAGAACCTGCTCTTCTGA